A stretch of Peteryoungia algae DNA encodes these proteins:
- a CDS encoding GFA family protein — protein MSEFHSGGCQCGAIRFQASKLGRPSICHCRMCQKQFGSFFGAFVTADQAHLTWTRGQPMLYRSSAKVKRGFCAKCGTPLTYQHPNGVELAIGAFDHPEHFEPQIQVNHHQRLPWIDQLFDKPAFTSPDMEAFFASIESFQHPDHDTTIWPPEDDQ, from the coding sequence ATGAGCGAGTTTCATAGCGGCGGCTGCCAATGCGGCGCGATCCGGTTCCAGGCATCGAAGCTCGGACGGCCGTCGATCTGTCATTGCCGCATGTGCCAGAAGCAGTTCGGCTCCTTCTTCGGCGCCTTCGTCACCGCCGACCAGGCGCATCTGACCTGGACGCGCGGACAGCCGATGCTTTATCGCTCGTCTGCGAAGGTCAAGCGCGGCTTCTGCGCCAAATGCGGCACGCCGCTCACCTATCAGCATCCGAATGGCGTCGAGCTGGCGATCGGCGCCTTCGACCACCCGGAGCATTTCGAGCCGCAGATCCAGGTGAACCATCACCAGCGCCTGCCGTGGATTGACCAACTGTTCGACAAACCGGCCTTCACCAGCCCTGACATGGAGGCGTTCTTCGCCTCGATCGAGAGCTTCCAGCATCCCGACCATGACACGACGATATGGCCACCGGAGGATGACCAATGA
- the cysS gene encoding cysteine--tRNA ligase encodes MAGGLKLYNTLTREKVDFEPIDPDNVRLYVCGPTVYDFAHIGNARPVIVFDVLYRLLRHIHGADKVTYVRNITDVDDKINARALRDFGGQIGDGSMSLNEAIRAVTGKTESQFHEDVAALGCLKPTVEPRATDNIPQMIVIIQRLLDMGHAYVAQGSEGHEVLFSTASMADYGMLSKRKLEDQQAGARVAVENHKMNPADFVLWKQSADTEPGWPASFTFEKTVYPIHGRPGWHIECSAMADRYLWEEIKDRLSPRAKAKPHQFDIHGGGLDLIFPHHENEIAQSCCAFDNDLMATVWMHNGFLQVEGRKMSKSEGNFVTINELLATEKFGGRKWPGEVLRLAMLMTHYREPIDFSVKRLEEAERLLAKWPAGDAGDTAPDASVLEALSDDLNTVAAVQAVHALAQAANADPSKLSLFAASAALLGVAPKKAELSDDFSAAVQALVDMRLEMLKAKNFAEADRIRDELAAKGIQLKDGKDKETGDRVTTWEVKR; translated from the coding sequence ATGGCTGGCGGCCTCAAGCTTTACAACACGCTCACACGCGAGAAGGTCGATTTCGAGCCGATCGACCCCGACAATGTGCGCCTGTATGTCTGCGGGCCGACCGTCTACGACTTCGCCCATATCGGCAATGCGCGCCCCGTCATCGTCTTCGACGTGCTCTACCGGCTGCTGCGCCACATCCATGGTGCGGACAAGGTCACCTATGTGCGCAACATCACCGACGTCGACGACAAGATCAACGCGCGGGCATTGCGCGATTTCGGCGGCCAGATTGGCGATGGTTCGATGAGCCTCAACGAGGCGATCCGGGCCGTGACCGGCAAGACGGAAAGCCAGTTCCACGAGGATGTGGCGGCGCTCGGCTGCCTGAAGCCGACCGTCGAACCGCGCGCCACCGACAACATTCCCCAGATGATCGTGATCATCCAGCGCCTGCTCGACATGGGCCATGCCTATGTGGCGCAAGGCTCGGAGGGCCACGAAGTGCTGTTTTCGACCGCCTCAATGGCGGATTACGGCATGCTGTCGAAGCGCAAGCTCGAGGACCAGCAGGCGGGCGCGCGTGTCGCGGTCGAGAACCACAAGATGAACCCGGCCGATTTCGTGTTGTGGAAGCAGTCCGCCGACACCGAACCCGGCTGGCCCGCGAGCTTCACCTTCGAAAAGACTGTTTATCCGATCCATGGCCGTCCCGGCTGGCATATCGAATGCTCTGCCATGGCCGACCGCTATCTCTGGGAAGAGATCAAGGACCGGTTGTCTCCCAGGGCGAAGGCCAAGCCGCACCAGTTCGACATCCATGGCGGCGGGCTGGACCTGATCTTCCCGCACCACGAAAACGAGATCGCCCAGTCCTGCTGCGCCTTCGACAACGATCTGATGGCGACGGTGTGGATGCATAACGGCTTCCTGCAGGTCGAGGGCCGCAAGATGTCGAAGTCGGAGGGCAATTTTGTCACGATCAACGAGTTGCTTGCGACGGAGAAGTTTGGCGGGCGCAAGTGGCCGGGCGAGGTTCTCAGGCTTGCGATGCTGATGACGCATTACCGCGAGCCGATCGACTTTTCGGTGAAGCGGCTGGAGGAGGCGGAGCGGCTGCTGGCGAAGTGGCCAGCGGGTGACGCCGGGGACACGGCACCGGATGCATCGGTTCTTGAGGCACTCTCGGACGATCTGAATACGGTTGCTGCCGTTCAGGCGGTTCATGCGCTCGCCCAGGCGGCCAATGCGGACCCGTCGAAGCTATCTCTGTTCGCCGCCTCGGCAGCCCTCCTGGGTGTTGCACCGAAGAAGGCAGAGCTGAGCGACGACTTCTCCGCCGCCGTCCAGGCGCTCGTCGATATGCGTCTTGAAATGCTCAAAGCGAAGAATTTCGCCGAGGCGGACCGCATCCGTGACGAGCTCGCCGCCAAGGGCATCCAGCTCAAGGACGGCAAGGACAAGGAGACCGGCGATCGGGTGACGACATGGGAGGTCAAGCGGTAG